One part of the Thermodesulfobacterium commune DSM 2178 genome encodes these proteins:
- the rfaD gene encoding ADP-glyceromanno-heptose 6-epimerase produces MKKPRIIVTGGAGFIGANLVEALNQRGEDRILIVDHLKEGPKWKNLLGLKFLDYLQKDDFLDCIEKNHFSEVEAIIHLGACSDTTVKDLDYLYKNNYLYSKKLAVFCLEHGITFIYASSAATYGDGSLGFSDDETLIPRLKPLNPYGFSKQLFDLWVYHHGLTKKVVGLKYFNVFGEKEFHKGEMRSVVLKAYEQIKREGKVRLFRSYRPEYPDGGQLRDFIYVKDAVEATLFFLEHPEIKGIFNVGTGQARSFKDLVTAVFSALNLPVNIEYIDMPENLRKQYQYFTQADITKLKKVGYNKPMYTLEEAVKSYVSWLEQQKPF; encoded by the coding sequence ATGAAAAAACCTCGTATTATAGTCACCGGTGGAGCAGGCTTTATAGGGGCTAACTTAGTAGAAGCCTTAAACCAGAGAGGCGAAGACCGAATTTTAATAGTAGATCATTTAAAAGAAGGCCCTAAATGGAAAAACCTTTTAGGGCTTAAATTTTTAGACTATCTTCAAAAAGACGATTTCTTAGATTGTATAGAGAAGAATCATTTCTCAGAGGTGGAGGCTATCATACATTTAGGTGCGTGTAGTGACACCACGGTAAAAGATTTAGACTATCTTTACAAAAATAACTATCTATATTCTAAAAAATTGGCTGTTTTTTGTTTAGAACATGGAATAACCTTTATTTATGCCTCTTCTGCAGCTACCTATGGGGATGGATCCTTAGGATTTTCTGATGATGAAACCCTTATTCCTCGGCTAAAACCTTTAAATCCTTACGGGTTTTCGAAACAACTGTTTGACCTGTGGGTTTATCACCATGGTCTTACGAAAAAGGTTGTTGGTCTAAAGTATTTTAACGTCTTTGGAGAAAAAGAATTTCACAAAGGAGAGATGAGAAGTGTGGTGTTAAAGGCTTATGAACAAATCAAAAGAGAAGGCAAGGTAAGACTTTTTAGGTCTTATCGGCCTGAATATCCAGACGGAGGTCAGCTACGTGATTTTATCTATGTAAAAGATGCGGTAGAGGCTACCCTTTTCTTTTTAGAGCATCCAGAAATAAAAGGGATATTTAACGTGGGTACCGGACAGGCTCGGTCTTTTAAGGATTTAGTGACAGCTGTTTTTTCTGCTCTTAACCTTCCTGTAAACATAGAATACATAGACATGCCAGAAAACCTAAGAAAACAATATCAGTATTTTACCCAGGCAGACATTACCAAATTGAAAAAAGTAGGTTATAATAAACCAATGTATACTCTTGAGGAGGCAGTAAAAAGTTACGTTTCTTGGCTGGAACAACAAAAACCTTTTTAG
- a CDS encoding transporter associated domain-containing protein, producing the protein MGIDYLSEFLKKFFRIPSKPSEISEIEEDIREVLEDYKEEKVVSEFEERLILNLINLKAVEVREITINRQDLVGFDLNYSWEEVLNIISRHPFSFYPVYQNHLDNLLGYVAIRDLLRGINQKIFMWQDWIVKKPLIIPENISLMQAMEKMLEKQTDVAFVVDQLSELTGMIRLKDILYEIIKSTPCCPAPDPQGWLLVPGTFKVREIENCLGITLPKGDFETISGLIIYHLKRIPTSGERVFLPFLEAEIIKSDGKKIELLKVRKKDEKLVQP; encoded by the coding sequence ATGGGTATAGACTATCTGTCAGAGTTTCTCAAAAAATTTTTTCGCATTCCCTCTAAACCTTCTGAGATATCTGAGATAGAAGAGGATATAAGAGAGGTTCTGGAAGACTACAAAGAAGAAAAGGTAGTTTCTGAGTTTGAAGAACGACTTATCTTAAACCTCATCAATTTAAAAGCGGTAGAGGTAAGAGAAATAACCATCAACAGACAAGATTTAGTGGGTTTTGACCTTAATTATTCCTGGGAGGAAGTCTTAAACATCATCTCTCGTCATCCCTTTTCTTTTTATCCGGTATATCAAAATCACTTAGACAACCTGTTAGGGTATGTAGCTATCAGAGATTTGTTAAGAGGAATTAACCAAAAGATTTTTATGTGGCAAGACTGGATAGTCAAAAAACCTCTTATCATTCCTGAAAACATTTCTCTTATGCAGGCTATGGAAAAGATGTTAGAAAAACAGACAGACGTAGCTTTTGTGGTAGATCAACTTTCAGAACTTACTGGAATGATCAGGTTAAAAGACATCTTATACGAGATTATTAAAAGCACCCCTTGCTGTCCTGCTCCAGACCCTCAAGGATGGTTGTTGGTGCCAGGCACGTTTAAGGTCAGAGAGATAGAAAATTGTTTAGGGATAACCTTACCTAAAGGAGATTTTGAAACCATCTCAGGACTTATCATATATCATCTTAAACGTATTCCAACCTCAGGGGAAAGGGTTTTCCTTCCTTTTTTAGAGGCTGAAATCATAAAATCTGACGGAAAGAAAATAGAACTTTTAAAGGTCCGAAAAAAGGATGAAAAACTTGTTCAACCTTAA
- the lnt gene encoding apolipoprotein N-acyltransferase — translation MKNLFNLNLFLPILSGILLTLAFPKWNLWVFGFLGLIPLFWALTQAKNSIQSLLYGFLFGLSHFATLVYWIVYTLTRYGELNLFFSIFLLFLMCSYLALYYALGLTIAYRCHIFDSPTLTKGLLLSLAWVGIEWLRANLFTGFPWGQIGYIATNISLVLQLAEIGGVWFLSFFLVFTNYFLFLLFKKLSENQGYLKTFLGLHTLGFFLLTILVMVFGFYLKTRWEKIIKEEPKKIKVALLQGNIPQEIKEAKQLETSFQVYRNLALKVLKEKPDLILFPETAFNFYFPYETKHTVELLRLLTDIGAEGKKFNLTPRIVFGTFRLSYTEGKPMAYNSLMVWDGKDFVDFYDKVKLVPFGEYVPLVEYFPFLKNFSVVTDVIKPGFSKNLYVPLDTGFIKVTPLICFESAFGEILRQRLKENTQLVFIATNDAWFGQTSAPYQHFQMAILRAVESRRFTIQVANSGITGVIDPTGKVLIKTPLEKEVVLTNSIKPLYHPSLFVKTGHILGLTGFLVLVLMAITLILRRFLPSS, via the coding sequence ATGAAAAACTTGTTCAACCTTAATCTTTTTTTACCTATCCTTTCTGGAATTCTTCTCACCTTAGCCTTTCCTAAATGGAACTTATGGGTATTTGGGTTTTTAGGTTTAATTCCACTTTTCTGGGCGTTAACCCAAGCTAAAAATTCAATTCAATCTTTATTATATGGTTTTCTGTTTGGGCTTTCTCATTTTGCTACTCTGGTTTACTGGATAGTATATACCCTAACCAGATACGGTGAGTTAAACTTGTTTTTTTCCATCTTTTTGCTTTTTCTTATGTGTTCTTACCTTGCACTCTATTATGCCTTAGGTTTAACCATAGCTTATCGATGTCATATTTTTGACAGCCCTACTCTAACAAAGGGGTTGTTGTTAAGCCTTGCCTGGGTTGGTATAGAATGGCTTAGAGCTAATCTTTTTACAGGTTTTCCTTGGGGGCAAATAGGTTATATAGCTACTAACATTTCTTTAGTTTTGCAGTTAGCTGAAATAGGAGGGGTTTGGTTTTTAAGCTTTTTTCTGGTTTTTACCAACTATTTTTTGTTTTTGTTGTTCAAAAAACTCTCAGAAAATCAAGGTTACCTGAAAACTTTTTTAGGTCTACACACTTTGGGATTTTTTTTATTAACCATCTTAGTTATGGTTTTTGGTTTTTACTTGAAAACCCGTTGGGAAAAAATAATTAAGGAAGAACCAAAGAAAATTAAAGTAGCCTTACTTCAAGGGAACATTCCTCAAGAGATAAAAGAGGCAAAGCAATTGGAGACCTCCTTTCAGGTTTATAGAAATTTAGCTTTAAAAGTCCTTAAAGAAAAACCAGACCTGATATTGTTTCCAGAAACCGCTTTCAACTTTTACTTTCCCTATGAGACCAAACATACTGTGGAGCTTCTTCGGCTGTTAACGGACATCGGAGCTGAAGGAAAAAAATTTAATCTAACCCCTCGAATCGTTTTTGGTACCTTTCGGTTAAGCTATACTGAAGGCAAACCGATGGCTTACAACAGCCTTATGGTATGGGATGGAAAAGACTTTGTAGACTTTTATGATAAGGTAAAGCTTGTGCCTTTTGGAGAGTATGTCCCCTTGGTAGAGTATTTTCCCTTTTTAAAAAATTTTTCAGTGGTAACCGATGTAATTAAACCAGGGTTTTCTAAAAACCTTTATGTACCTTTAGATACCGGGTTTATCAAGGTAACTCCTCTTATATGCTTTGAAAGTGCTTTTGGTGAGATTTTAAGACAAAGACTAAAGGAAAATACACAGTTGGTTTTTATTGCCACCAACGATGCCTGGTTTGGTCAAACGTCAGCCCCTTACCAACATTTTCAGATGGCAATACTACGTGCGGTAGAATCAAGAAGGTTTACCATTCAGGTAGCAAACTCTGGTATCACAGGGGTAATAGACCCAACAGGAAAAGTCCTGATTAAAACCCCTCTTGAAAAAGAGGTTGTCCTTACCAACAGTATAAAACCGTTATACCACCCTTCTCTTTTTGTAAAAACAGGTCATATACTTGGGCTAACAGGTTTTTTGGTCTTGGTCTTAATGGCTATTACCCTTATTCTTCGCAGATTTCTTCCCAGCTCTTAA
- a CDS encoding UbiX family flavin prenyltransferase, producing the protein MEKRYLVGITGASGALYAKFFLQELRELGVKTEVIITEAGKKVWEAELNSSWNGLKDLAFKVYQEREISAPPASGSSLYSGMVVIPCSMGTLGAIAHGVSRNLLQRAADVMLKERKPLVLVVRETPLNLIHIRNMEACLKAGAVIFPAMPSFYQRPKTLEDLVDFFVKRLLVFLGFNPQGFKSWEEICEE; encoded by the coding sequence ATGGAAAAAAGATATTTAGTAGGTATAACAGGTGCAAGTGGAGCGCTTTATGCTAAGTTTTTTTTACAGGAACTAAGGGAGTTAGGGGTAAAAACTGAGGTAATTATTACAGAGGCAGGGAAGAAGGTTTGGGAGGCAGAGTTAAACTCTTCTTGGAATGGTTTAAAAGATTTAGCTTTTAAGGTTTATCAGGAAAGGGAAATTTCAGCTCCACCTGCCAGTGGTTCTTCTTTATATTCTGGGATGGTGGTCATACCTTGCAGTATGGGTACTTTAGGGGCTATTGCTCATGGAGTTTCAAGAAATTTGCTTCAAAGGGCGGCGGATGTGATGCTAAAGGAAAGAAAGCCCTTAGTTTTAGTAGTAAGAGAAACTCCTTTAAACCTTATTCATATAAGAAACATGGAAGCTTGTCTTAAGGCAGGAGCTGTTATTTTCCCAGCCATGCCCTCTTTTTATCAGAGACCTAAGACTTTAGAGGATCTGGTAGACTTTTTTGTAAAAAGGCTTCTCGTGTTTCTTGGTTTTAACCCCCAAGGTTTTAAGAGCTGGGAAGAAATCTGCGAAGAATAA
- the rnhA gene encoding ribonuclease HI encodes MIKVYVDGACLGNPGPGGWAVLILDDGREHLITGGEEVTTNNRMELEAVLQALSFFKEPTEIIIFCDSEYVIKGATEWLSNWKKRGYRTADGKPIKNRDLWEKLDELLQFHKVFFQKVAAHSGDPLNEKVDQIAKESAQRWKKDI; translated from the coding sequence ATGATAAAAGTTTATGTAGATGGGGCTTGTTTGGGGAATCCAGGTCCTGGAGGCTGGGCGGTTTTGATTTTGGATGATGGTCGAGAACATTTGATTACAGGTGGGGAAGAAGTAACCACCAACAATCGTATGGAGCTTGAGGCAGTCCTCCAGGCCTTGAGCTTTTTTAAAGAACCAACTGAAATTATCATTTTTTGTGATTCTGAGTATGTGATAAAAGGGGCCACAGAGTGGCTTTCTAACTGGAAGAAAAGAGGTTATAGGACTGCAGACGGAAAACCGATTAAAAATAGGGACTTATGGGAAAAACTTGATGAACTTCTTCAGTTTCATAAGGTTTTTTTTCAAAAGGTTGCTGCCCACAGTGGAGACCCCTTAAACGAAAAGGTAGACCAAATAGCTAAGGAAAGTGCTCAGAGATGGAAAAAAGATATTTAG